A region from the Drosophila bipectinata strain 14024-0381.07 chromosome 3R, DbipHiC1v2, whole genome shotgun sequence genome encodes:
- the LOC108128569 gene encoding myb-like protein Q, which produces MKMVRPSRRKGIEEVYGSKLDPIHPAKSMVVSHIGMTKTAALRAERAMAGGAGGGGGAGTGAAVNGTMSNRQMESRTQRSFVTENDYYITTNLPLTAANLRNSGTQPSTSQMMPGHGHHQPSPYNAMSSRRNSMANKASARHAQMAKVPHFTLPENKVNNSVFSLAKPKDSHRMHGHGKATSQRAAFGIEDNMDFSDKELMAAAPNQCNNRRQHSHVHQMQPGILPHSHPTQHQLHQQQLTHHSKHQLQPQHQIQQMHQHHHHHHQAHHSHNSHQKHSRGRQPNPTSKVHVSTADDDDEKDDDPEEFFELIRQTVQTAVGNTISDAMVKSFRDLGHKIDRFFGELKQTNENLDKLQEHVTGKVIYYGEENSRHFKYLCMKSEYDKMFYQHQYMMTGKPTPEMVNASQLNLSAADSATKNLGYKTSQVMKNPTGKVTKSKNNTKATTSRVTKKDLMEALKVGPFHSTPKSHQAQQLLTTPSPMPDAHKSSSEQSLNAKSSELCMREVLGHIQRFCTQMELKDLSGNVMNDALPNLDDIMVPKKMSNSGIGDTPAKTLVQKLADCQVDKKADDAENDTPVDSMDETYTEMDEFQFSSEISSCSDDDDCMKYGAGDVTTRAPQKSIRRPVNEGAGDGQ; this is translated from the exons ATGAAAATGGTGCGCCCCAGTCGTCGCAAGGGGATCGAGGAGGTGTATGGCTCCAAGTTGGATCCCATACACCCGGCCAAGTCGATGGTGGTGTCACATATTGGAATGACCAAGACCGCCGCTTTGCGGGCCGAGCGAGCCATGGCGGGTGGTGCTGGGGGAGGCGGTGGTGCCGGGACCGGGGCCGCGGTGAATGGAACGATGAGCAACCGCCAGATGGAGTCTCGCACACAGCGTAGTTTCGTGACCGAAAACGACTACTACATCACCACGAATCTACCCCTGACGGCGGCCAACCTAAGGAACAGTGGAACACAGCCGTCGACATCCCAGATGATGCCCGGTCACGGCCACCACCAGCCGTCGCCCTACAACGCCATGTCCTCTAGGCGAAACTCCATGGCCAATAAGGCCAGTGCTCGTCACGCCCAGATGGCGAAGGTGCCCCACTTCACGTTACCCGAGAACAAGGTGAACAACAGTGTCTTTAGCTTGGCCAAGCCAAAGGATAGCCACCGCATGCATGGACACGGGAAAGCCACCTCCCAACGCGCCGCCTTTGGCATCGAGGATAACATGGACTTCTCGGACAAGGAGCTTATGGCGGCAGCCCCGAACCAGTGCAATAACCGTCGTCAGCACTCCCATGTCCATCAAATGCAACCAGGTATCTTGCCCCACTCGCATCCGACCCAGCATCAGCTCCACCAGCAGCAGTTGACCCACCACAGTAAGCATCAGTTACAGCCCCAACACCAGATACAGCAGATGcatcagcaccaccaccaccaccaccaagcGCACCACAGCCACAACTCGCATCAGAAGCACTCGCGTGGGCGGCAGCCGAATCCCACGAGCAAAGTGCACGTGAGTACCgccgatgacgatgacgagaAGGACGACGATCCAGAGGAGTTCTTCGAGTTGATCCGCCAGACCGTTCAAACGGCTGTAGGG AACACCATCTCTGATGCTATGGTGAAAAGCTTCCGTGATCTGGGCCACAAGATCGATCGCTTCTTCGGGGAGCTCAAGCAGACCAACGAGAACTTGGATAAACTGCAAGAACATGTCACCGGCA AGGTTATTTATTATGGAGAGGAGAACTCGAGGCACTTTAAATACTTGTGCATGAAATCCGAGTATGACAAGATGTTCTATCAGCATCAATACATGATGACCGGCAAGCCAACGCCGGAAATGGTGAACGCTTCGCAGCTGAACCTTTCGGCCGCGGACTCGGCCACCAAGAACCTGGGCTACAAGACGTCCCAGGTCATGAAGAATCCTACGGGAAAGGTCACCAAGAGTAAGAATAACACTAAAGCGACCACAAGCAGAGTAACCAAAAAAGACTTGATGGAAGCCCTGAAGGTTGGACCCTTCCACAGCACCCCTAAGTCCCATCAGGCGCAGCAATTGCTGACGACCCCATCTCCTATGCCTGATGCTCACAAGTCTTCCTCGGAGCAGAGCCTGAATGCCAAGTCCTCGGAGCTATGTATGCGCGAAGTACTGGGCCACATCCAGCGCTTCTGCACTCAGATGGAATTAAAAGACCTTAGCGGCAACGTCATGAATGATGCTCTCCCAAACCTGGATGACATAATGGTTCCCAAGAAGATGTCCAATTCTGGAATCGGCGATACTCCCGCCAAAACTTTGGTTCAAAAATTAGCCGACTGCCAGGTCGATAAGAAGGCAGACGATGCCGAGAACGACACCCCTGTGGATAGCATGGATGAGACCTATACCGAAATGGACGAGTTCCAGTTCTCCTCTGAAATATCGTCCTGCAGCGACGACGACGACTGCATGAAGTACGGAGCTGGGGATGTGACCACTCGGGCGCCACAAAAGTCGATCCGGAGACCCGTCAATGAGGGCGCCGGCGACGGCCAATAA